One Synergistales bacterium DNA segment encodes these proteins:
- the yihA gene encoding ribosome biogenesis GTP-binding protein YihA/YsxC, which produces MTAWNVTLHKTCFELKAIPACTLPEIAIAGRSNVGKSTLLNALFGRSLARVSKSPGKTRSLNFYRIQTDSPFFLVDLPGYGYAKRGFGERSQWGTMIEQYFLQRRDQALLLQLVDFRHGLLANDRQLQNWVRENRLPCQVVFTKADKIARGRRKGLFESYLSGGIQSLTKPPITGAAKGLGIDELRSLLEEFATENTPAHQ; this is translated from the coding sequence ATGACCGCATGGAATGTGACCCTGCACAAGACATGTTTTGAACTGAAAGCAATACCGGCCTGCACCTTACCGGAAATCGCCATCGCCGGGAGATCGAACGTGGGGAAATCCACGTTGCTGAATGCGCTCTTCGGACGTTCTCTGGCCAGGGTAAGCAAAAGCCCGGGAAAGACAAGGAGTCTCAATTTCTACAGGATCCAAACCGACTCCCCCTTTTTTCTCGTCGATCTGCCTGGATATGGATACGCGAAACGTGGCTTTGGAGAACGATCTCAATGGGGGACCATGATCGAACAGTACTTTCTGCAGCGTCGTGACCAGGCTCTGCTTTTGCAGCTTGTGGATTTTCGGCACGGTCTGCTTGCCAACGACAGACAGCTGCAGAACTGGGTCCGCGAGAATCGACTGCCCTGCCAGGTGGTGTTCACAAAGGCCGACAAGATCGCCCGCGGAAGACGGAAGGGACTCTTTGAGAGCTATCTTTCCGGAGGAATACAGTCGCTGACAAAACCTCCGATAACCGGAGCCGCCAAAGGTTTGGGGATAGATGAACTCCGCAGTCTGCTCGAGGAATTCGCCACAGAGAATACACCGGCACACCAGTAG